The following are encoded together in the Thunnus albacares chromosome 7, fThuAlb1.1, whole genome shotgun sequence genome:
- the LOC122986348 gene encoding ras-related protein Rab-8B-like, with product MAKTYDYLFKLLLIGDSGVGKTCLLFRFSEDSFNTTFISTIGIDFKIRTIELDGKRVKLQIWDTAGQERFRTITTAYYRGAMGIMLVYDICNEKSFENIKNWIRNIEEHASSDVEKMILGNKCDMTDRRQVSKDRGEKLAIDYGVKFLETSAKSSLNVEEAFYTMGRDILHNLSSKTTDNNAGGSGKPIKITEKKSKRIKFFKCSLL from the exons ATGGCGAAAACGTACGATTATCTCTTCAAACTGTTGCTCATCGGAGACAGCGGGGTCGGCAAGACATGTCTGTTGTTCAGATTCAGCGAGGACTCCTTCAATACCACCTTCATATCCACAATAG GAATAGACTTCAAAATCAGAACAATAGAGCTGGACGGAAAGAGAGTCAAACTTCAAATCTG GGACACTGCAGGGCAGGAGAGGTTCCGCACCATTACTACAGCTTACTACAGAGGAGCGATG GGAATTATGCTGGTCTACGACATCTGCAATGAGAAGTCctttgaaaacataaaaaactgGATCAGAAATATTGAAGAG CATGCCTCATCTGATGTTGAGAAGATGATCCTGGGTAACAAATGTGACATGACTGACAGGAGACAGGTGTCCAAAGACAGAGGTGAAAAA CTGGCTATTGATTACGGCGTTAAGTTCTTGGAAACCAGTGCAAAGTCTAGTTTAAATGTAGAAGAG GCTTTTTATACAATGGGAAGAGATATATTACATAATCTGAGCTCAAAGACA ACTGACAACAATGCTGGAGGATCGGGCAAACCAATCAAGATCACAGAGAAAAAGTCAAAGAGAATTAAATTCTTCAAGTGTTCACTCCTCTAG
- the rps27l gene encoding 40S ribosomal protein S27-like isoform X2 codes for MDVKCPGCYKITTVFSHAQTVVLCVGCSTVLCQPKGGKARLTEGCSFRRKQH; via the exons ATGGACGTAAAGTGCCCAG GTTGCTACAAGATCACCACTGTGTTCAGCCATGCTCAGACAGTGGTGCTGTGTGTGGGATGCTCAACTGTGTTGTGCCAGCCAAAAGGAGGAAAGGCCAGACTGACAGAAG GTTGCTCTTTCAGGAGAAAGCAACATTAA
- the LOC122986344 gene encoding transient receptor potential cation channel subfamily M member 1: MDNKGPSGTFKRSSLKRSTSGSQKAQRAWIERTFQKRECIHIFPSKDPTRCACGQLTTQHAAIPPGATSVEETHQLVQIDNPKDKWSVIKHTRTYPTDAFGVIEFQGGGFINKAMYIRVSYETKPDNLLHLMVKDWQLELPTLLISVHGGLQNFDLQPKLKQVFGKGLIKAAVTTGAWIFTGGVNTGVIRHVGDALKEHSSKSRGKVCAIGIAPWGILENKEDLIGKDVTRPYQTMANPLSKLAVLNNSHSHFILTDNGTCGKYGSEVKLRRLLEKHISLQKINTRLGQGVPLVCLIVEGGPNVISIALESLRDDPPIPVVVCDGSGRASDIISFAHKFSEDGGLVNDDVRDQLLVTIQKTFNYTKSQSQQILLMVMECMKKRELITVFRMGSEGQQDIEMAILTALLKGTNASAADQLSLALAWNRVDIARNHIFVYGHNLPPAGAIANTTTAVAPNQEKQKSPATAPRNKTRGKKGKGKGKAKPEPPEETDPRKLELIRWVNSLEQAMMDALVLDRVDFVKLLLENGVNIHHFLTIPRLEELYNTKLGPANTLHAVVRDVKKGNLPPDYQITLIDIGLVLECLMGGAYRSNYTRKAFRNLYNNLYGLKRPKALKLLGMEDDEPRTKGKKKPKKKKEEEVEIDVDDPEVCRFKYPFHELMLWAVLMKRQKMSLFLWQRGEEAMAKALVACKLFKAMAHECSESELVDDISQDLENNSKEFGQLAYELLDQSYKHDEQVAMKLLTYELVNWSNSTCLKLAVAAKQRDFIAHTCSQMLLTDMWMGCLRIGKNPGLKVILGIIFPPFILLLDFRLGDDASYHAPEGKEEGKEKDDDTKSSKDPNNDTTSRKGDEEEGSTKVRRIPIGKRFFEFYDAPFTKFWFNTICYLGYLMLYNYIILVKMERWPSIQEWTVIAYILTLGAEKVRQILMSEPGKLKQKISVWMEEYWNITDLVAICTFLLGLMLRLQHEPYMGYGRVIYCIDIIFWYIRVLDIFGVNKYLGPYVMMIGKMMIDMMYFVVIMLVVLMSFGVARQAILHPDEEPTWRLARNIFYMPYWMIYGEVFADSIDLYAMEINPPCGEHLYDEDGKKLPPCIPGAWLTPAIMACYLLVANILLVNLLIAVFNNTFFEVKSISNQVWKFQRYQLIMTFHDRPILPPPLIIFSHLYILFNRLFRRCARRRQEGELDEKDRGLKLRLNHEELKSLYEFEEQCVEEHFREKEDEQQSSSDERIKVTSERVENMSMRLEEVNERENTMKASLQTVDLRLAQLEEIHGRMAVALEKLAGVDKLELTRTYSRNSSVCDPSSLLRQGSINSADGYSLYRFHMDMEEFAAKQKDTDDLAKTGLERQRSICTLAKEGGQSLEVGGLDRTRPNSCVDILISPCEQKPVSPASSQDTMTNKGSTMLLDRLTDKNTLRPSSPPKRTKSLRYYPVEDQPTSALIKRRTMSTSIVSPPDDPVEPAVPTKSTQLPLGTSSSPKRTKSLRYIPTETQHQTSPITKKRAMSSIIYNPAEAGDDLLQTANYRSLVEQVTKTPNQWPENLEYQVHPNVFGHMPKVSMVRTLAQQFQTTPAPGELKQEENLIDQIPLESQGAPPATESMENQTKMKAKRNLSDSTEYLTVAQKYMPSHRSQSWNVSERRAKSLMVSKEAGASSSERNLVETCRVATTGGEDVGKKMEAEKREDDAQEEK; the protein is encoded by the exons ATGGACAACAAGGGCCCCAGTGGCACCTTTAAACGGTCCTCCCTCAAACGCTCCACATCTGGCTCGCAGAAG GCGCAGAGAGCTTGGATTGAGAGAACCTTTCAAAAACGAGAATGTATTCACATATTTCCCAGCAAGGACCCGACCAG ATGTGCCTGTGGTCAGCTGACAACGCAGCACGCGGCCATCCCTCCCGGTGCCACCTCAGTAGAGGAGACACACCAGCTGGTACAGATTGACAACCCGAAGGATAAATGGAGTGTGATCAAGCACACCAGGACCTACCCAACAGATGCCTTTGGTGTAATCGAGTTCCAGGGTGGAGGATTCATCAACAAGGCCATG TATATCCGGGTTTCCTATGAGACAAAGCCTGACAACCTGCTGCATTTGATGGTGAAGGACTGGCAGTTGGAGCTGCCCACCTTGCTCATCTCTGTGCACGGAGGTCTCCAGAACTTCGACCTCCAGCCCAAGCTCAAGCAAGTTTTCGGCAAAGGCCTGATCAAAGCCGCTGTCACCACCGGAGCTTGGATCTTCACGGGTGGAGTCAACACAG GGGTGATCCGTCACGTTGGAGATGCCTTAAAGGAGCATTCCTCCAAGTCACGAGGGAAAGTGTGCGCGATTGGAATTGCACCATGGGGGATCCTGGAAAACAAAGAGGATCTCATTGGAAAAGAT GTAACCAGACCTTATCAGACGATGGCCAACCCACTGAGCAAGCTGGCTGTGCTCAACAACAGCCACTCCCACTTCATCCTGACCGACAATGGCACCTGCGGGAAGTACGGCTCCGAGGTCAAACTCCGTCGACTGCTGGAGAAGCACATCTCCCTGCAGAAGATCAACACCC GTCTGGGCCAGGGGGTCCCTCTGGTGTGTCTGATAGTGGAGGGGGGTCCCAACGTTATCTCCATCGCCTTGGAGAGTCTGAGAGATGACCCTCCCATTCCCGTGGTGGTGTGTGACGGCAGCGGTCGTGCTTCCGATATCATTTCCTTCGCACACAAGTTCTCAGAGGATGGAGG cctgGTTAATGATGACGTCAGAGACCAACTTTTGGTGACCATACAGAAGACTTTCAATTATACCAAAAGCCAGTCGCAGCAGATCCTGCTCATGGTTATGGAGTGCATGAAGAAAAGGGAACTG ATCACAGTTTTTCGAATGGGTTCTGAGGGACAACAAGATATTGAAATGGCCATCCTTACTGCCTTGTTAAAAG GCACGAATGCTTCAGCAGCTGACCAGCTAAGTTTGGCTCTGGCCTGGAACAGAGTGGATATTGCTCGCAATCACATCTTTGTCTATGGACACAATTTACCA CCTGCTGGTGCCATCGCCAACACTACAACCGCTGTAGCCCCAAACCAGGAGAAGCAGAAGAGTCCCGCCACTGCTCCTCGCAATAAAACCAGAGGAAAGAAGGGGAAGGGGAAAGGAAAGGCAAAACCTGAACCTCCAGAGGAAACCGATCCGAGGAAGTTAGAGTTGATTCGTTGG GTGAACTCTCTGGAGCAGGCTATGATGGATGCTCTGGTGCTGGACAGAGTGGACTTTGTTAAGCTGCTCCTTGAGAATGGGGTCAATATTCACCACTTCCTCACCATTCCCAGACTGGAGGAGTTATACAACACA aAACTGGGCCCTGCAAACACACTGCATGCTGTGGTTAGAGATGTCAAAAAG GGGAACCTTCCCCCAGATTATCAGATCACTTTGATTGATATTGGTCTGGTGCTGGAGTGCCTCATGGGTGGAGCTTACAGAAGCAATTACACCAGGAAGGCTTTCCGCAACCTCTACAATAATTTGTATGGACTGAAAAGg CCAAAAGCTCTGAAGCTTCTAGGAATGGAG gATGATGAACCTAGAACAAAAGGcaagaaaaagccaaaaaagaaaaaagaggaagaggtggaAATTGACGTGGACGACCCCGAGGTCTGTCGATTCAAGTATCCCTTTCATGAGCTGATGCTGTGGGCAGTGCTGATGAAGCGCCAGAAGATGTCGCTGTTCCTCTGGCAGCGTGGAGAGGAAGCTATGGCCAAAGCTCTGGTAGCCTGTAAACTGTTCAAGGCCATGGCCCATGAGTGCTCTGAGAGTGAACTGGTGGATGACATCTCCCAAGACCTGGAGAACAACTCCAA AGAATTCGGCCAGCTGGCCTACGAGTTGTTGGACCAGTCCTACAAACATGATGAACAGGTGGCAATGAAACTCTTGACGTACGAGCTGGTTAACTGGAGCAACTCCACCTGTCTGAAGCTGGCTGTGGCTGCTAAGCAACGTGACTTCATTGCCCACACCTGCAGCCAGATGTTGCTCACTGACATGTGGATGGGCTGCTTAAGGATTGGCAAAAACCCCGGCCTCAAG GTTATTCTGGGAATTATCTTTCCTCCTTTCATTCTACTGTTGGATTTCCGTCTTGGAGATGATGCGTCTTATCATGCACCTGAAGGCaaagaagagggaaaagaaaaggatgaCGACACAAAATCCAGCAAG GACCCTAATAATGATACAACTTCCCGAAAgggggatgaagaggagggCAGCACTAAGGTCCGCAGAATCCCCATTGGCAAAAGGTTCTTTGAGTTTTATGATGCGCCCTTCACCAAATTCTGGTTCAACACC ATTTGCTATCTGGGCTATCTGATGTTATACAACTACATCATCCTGGTGAAAATGGAGCGATGGCCATCTATACAAGAGTGGACTGTCATTGCATACATCCTTACACTTGGCGCTGAAAAAGTCAGACAG ATTCTGATGTCAGAGCCAGGGAAGCTGAAACAGAAGATAAGTGTGTGGATGGAGGAGTACTGGAACATCACAGACCTGGTTGCCATTTGCACCTTCCTTCTTGGGCTCATGCTACGGCTGCAGCATGAACCTTACATGGGCTACGGCAGAGTCATCTACTGTATAGACATCATCTTCTGGTACATTCGTGTATTGGACATCTTTGGAGTCAACAAATACCTGGGGCCCTATGTGATGATGATAGGAAAGATG ATGATTGACATGATGTACTTTGTTGTGATCATGCTGGTGGTGCTTATGAGCTTTGGAGTTGCACGGCAAGCCATCCTTCACCCTGATGAGGAGCCGACCTGGCGCCTGGCCAGAAACATTTTCTACATGCCCTACTGGATGATCTATGGAGAGGTTTTTGCGGACTCGATAGACC TCTATGCAATGGAAATCAACC CTCCATGTGGTGAACATTTGTATGATGAGGATGGGAAGAAACTGCCTCCATGTATCCCCGGTGCCTGGCTCACACCTGCTATTATGGCCTGTTACCTTCTCGTAGCAAACATTCTTCTTGTCAACTTGCTCATTGCTGTCTTCAA CAACACCTTCTTTGAAGTCAAGTCCATTTCCAACCAAGTGTGGAAGTTCCAGAGATATCAGCTGATCATGACCTTCCATGATCGCCCCATCCTTCCTCCACCTCTCATCATCTTCAGCCACCTCTACATCCTCTTCAACAGGCTGTTTCGACGGTGTGCCAGGAGGAGACAAGAGGGAGAACTAGATGAGAAGGACCGCGGCCTCA AGCTGAGGCTAAATCACGAGGAGCTAAAAAGTCTGTACGAGTTTGAAGAACAGTGTGTGGAGGAACATTTCCGAGAGAAGGAGGATGAGCAGCAGTCCTCCAGTGATGAACGCATCAAGGTTACTTCTGAAAG AGTTGAGAATATGTCCATGCGTCTGGAGGAGGTAAATGAGAGGGAGAACACTATGAAGGCCTCCCTGCAGACGGTGGATCTGCGCCTGGCCCAATTGGAGGAGATCCACGGTCGAATGGCAGTTGCCCTAGAAAAACTTGCAGGAGTGGACAAATTGGAGCTGACCAGAACCTACTCGCGAAACTCCTCTGTGTGTGATCCTTCCTCTCTACTTCGCCAGGGCAGTATTAACAGCGCTGATGGTTACAGTCTTTACCGCTTCCACATGGACATGGAGGAGTTTGCAGCGAAGCAGAAGGACACTGATGATCTTGCTAAAACAGGGCTAGAAAGACAGAGGAGTATTTGCACTCTCGCCAAGGAGGGTGGTCAGAGCTTAGAGGTTGGTGGTCTGGATAGAACACGACCCAATTCGTGTGTGGACATTCTCATATCTCCATGTGAACAAAAACCTGTTTCTCCAGCATCAAGTCAAGACACCATGACCAACAAAGGCAGCACAATGCTGCTAGATAGACTAACAGACAAGAACACACTAAGACCTTCTTCCCCTCCAAAAAGAACTAAATCACTGAGATACTATCCAGTTGAAGACCAACCCACCTCTGCCTTGATAAAGAGGAGGACCATGAGCACCAGCATTGTCAGCCCTCCTGATGACCCAGTGGAACCAGCTGTACCCACAAAGAGCACCCAACTGCCACTGGGAACTTCCTCTTCTCCAAAGAGAACTAAATCTTTGAGGTATATTCCTACTGAAACCCAACACCAAACATCCCCTATTACAAAGAAGAGGGCTATGAGCAGCATCATCTACAACCCAGCCGAGGCAGGTGATGATCTGCTGCAAACCGCAAACTACAGGTCACTGGTGGAGCAGGTAACTAAAACTCCAAATCAATGGCCAGAAAACTTGGAGTATCAGGTGCACCCCAACGTCTTTGGTCACATGCCTAAAGTGTCAATGGTCAGAACTCTTGCGCAGCAGTTTCAAACTACCCCTGCGCCTGGGGAGCTTAAGCAAGAGGAGAATCTGATTGATCAAATTCCTTTAGAAAGTCAGGGAGCTCCCCCAGCAACAGAATCCATGGAAAACCAGACAAAGATGAAGGCGAAGAGAAACCTATCAGACAGTACTGAGTATCTGACTGTAGCTCAAAAGTATATGCCGTCTCACAGGTCACAGAGCTGGAATGTCAGCGAGAGGAGAGCAAAGAGCCTGATGGTTAGCAAGGAGGCGGGAGCCTCTAGCAGCGAGAGAAACCTTGTTGAAACCTGCAGGGTGGCAACTACTGGAGGTGAAGATGTAGGAAAGAAAATggaagcagagaagagagaagatgaTGCACAGGAAGAGAAATGA
- the dnaja gene encoding dnaJ homolog subfamily A member 4, whose protein sequence is MVHETAFYDLLGVSPKASAEELKKAYRKLALKFHPDKNPNEGEKFKLISQAYEVLSDPKKRDLYDQGGEQAIKEGGMGGGTAPMDIFNMFFGGGGRMQRERKGKNVVHQLSVSLEEMYNGTTRKLALQKNVICEKCDGYGGKKGTLEKCSTCKGRGVQVKVQQIGPGMIQQIQTMCSDCQGQGESFSSKDRCKNCNGHKVERKKKILEVHIDKGMKDGQKISFSGEGDQEPGLEPGDVYIVLDQKEHPVFHRQDDNLIMKMNIKLVEALCGFKKTIQTLDNRTIVITSQPGEVIKYDDTKCVLNEGMPIYRDPYDRGQLIIQFQVEFPEKDWLPEHLMYQLERLLPPRDDVMITDDMEEVDLCEVDMRKQQKNYSREAYEEDEDSPRGGVQCQTQ, encoded by the exons ATGGTTCATGAAACTGCCTTCTACGATCTCTTGGGTGTCAGCCCTAAAGCCTCTGCAGAGGAACTCAAAAAAGCCTACAGAAAACTCGCATTGAAATTTCACCCCGACAAGAACCCCAATGAAGGAGAGAAG TTCAAGCTTATATCTCAAGCATATGAGGTGCTGTCAGACCCAAAGAAGAGAGACCTGTATGACCAAGGTGGGGAACAAGCGATCAAAGAGGGTGGCATGGGCGGAGGAACGGCCCCAATGGACATTTTCAACATGTTCTTCGGAGGTGGAGGAAGgatgcagagggagagaaaag GGAAGAATGTTGTCCACCAGCTTAGTGTTTCACTGGAGGAGATGTACAATGGCACCACCAGGAAGCTTGCACTCCAGAAGAATGTAATTTGTGAAAAGTGTGACG GGTATGGAGGTAAGAAAGGTACCTTGGAGAAGTGCTCAACTTGTAAAGGAAGAGGAGTACAGGTCAAGGTGCAACAGATTGGGCCAGGCATGATTCAGCAGATCCAAACCATGTGTTCAGACTGCCAGGGACAGGGCGAGTCATTCAGTTCAAAGGACCGCTGCAAGAACTGCAATGGACACAAAGTGGAACGCAAGAAGAAAATTCTTGAAGTTCACATCGACAAAG GTATGAAAGATGGCCAGAAAATTTCATTCAGTGGAGAAGGTGATCAGGAACCTGGACTGGAGCCTGGGGATGTATACATTGTGCTGGATCAGAAAGAGCACCCCGTTTTCCATAGACAAGATGACAATTTGATAATGAAGATGAACATTAAACTTGTTGAGGCCCTGTGTGGTTTCAAGAAGACCATTCAAACGTTAGACAACAGGACGATCGTCATTACCTCCCAGCCAG GTGAAGTAATCAAATATGATGACACTAAATGTGTTCTGAATGAGGGCATGCCAATTTACAGGGATCCTTACGATAGGGGACAACTTATCATTCAGTTCCAG GTGGAATTTCCAGAAAAAGACTGGCTCCCAGAGCATCTCATGTACCAACTGGAAAGACTACTTCCTCCCAGGGATGATGTGATGATTACCGATGACATGGAGGAAGTGGATCTCTGTGAGGTGGATATGcgaaaacagcagaaaaactaCAGCAGAGAAGCATATGAGGAAGACGAGGATAGTCCCAGGGGTGGAGTGCAGTGTCAGACACAGTGA
- the rps27l gene encoding 40S ribosomal protein S27-like isoform X1 produces the protein MPLAKDLLHPAIDHERRQHKKKRLVQSPNSYFMDVKCPGCYKITTVFSHAQTVVLCVGCSTVLCQPKGGKARLTEGCSFRRKQH, from the exons ATGCCT tTGGCTAAAGATCTCCTCCACCCTGCTATTGACCATGAGAGAAgacaacacaaaaagaaaagacttgTTCAGAGTCCTAACTCCTACTTTATGGACGTAAAGTGCCCAG GTTGCTACAAGATCACCACTGTGTTCAGCCATGCTCAGACAGTGGTGCTGTGTGTGGGATGCTCAACTGTGTTGTGCCAGCCAAAAGGAGGAAAGGCCAGACTGACAGAAG GTTGCTCTTTCAGGAGAAAGCAACATTAA